One window of the Carassius auratus strain Wakin chromosome 20, ASM336829v1, whole genome shotgun sequence genome contains the following:
- the LOC113121108 gene encoding alpha-1-antitrypsin homolog, with protein sequence MWGKIYYSVIAALLAASALAAPHEGHDHGGHYHHLHHGKDEAHPSHDGEDASHLLSPHNADFAFSFYKKLALQPDAQGKNIFFSPVGISMALSMLAVGAKGTTLSQIYSSLGYSGLQAQQVNEGFEHLIHMLGHSQDNLQLEAGAGVAIREGFKVVDQFLKDVQHYYNSEPFSVDFSKPEIAAEEINKFIAKKTHDKITKMVKDLDSDMVMMLINYMYFRGKWDKPFDAQLTHKADFKVDENTTVQVDMMKRTGRYDIYQDPVHKTTVMMVPYKGNSSMMIVLPDEGKMKEVEESICRHHLKSWHDQLFRSSVDLFMPKFSISATSKLNDILKDMGVTDAFSDAADFSGMTEEVKVKVSQVVHQAVLSVDEKGTEAAAATTIEIMPMSLPGNVRLNRPFLVLIVEDSTKSILFMGKITNPTE encoded by the exons ATGTGGGGAAAGATTTATTACAGTGTGATTGCTGCCCTGCTGGCAGCATCGGCCTTGGCCGCACCCCACGAAGGCCATGACCACGGCGGCCACTACCACCATCTCCACCACGGGAAGGATGAAGCCCACCCCAGCCATGATGGGGAGGATGCCTCCCACCTGCTTTCTCCGCACAACGCTGACTTTGCCTTCTCCTTCTACAAGAAACTTGCGCTCCAACCCGATGCCCAGGGCAAGAACATTTTTTTCTCCCCGGTCGGTATCTCAATGGCTTTGAGCATGCTGGCTGTAGGTGCCAAGGGTACCACTCTATCACAGATATACAGCAGTCTGGGTTACAGCGGGTTGCAGGCTCAGCAGGTCAATGAGGGCTTTGAGCACTTGATCCACATGCTTGGCCACAGTCAGGACAACTTGCAGCTGGAGGCAGGCGCTGGTGTGGCCATCCGAGAAGGCTTCAAAGTGGTTGACCAGTTCCTAAAGGATGTTCAGCACTACTACAACAGCGAGCCCTTCAGTGTTGACTTCTCCAAGCCTGAAATTGCTGCAGAAGAGATTAACAAGTTCATTGCCAAGAAAACCCATGACAAGATAACCAAGATGGTGAAGGACCTGGACTCTGATATGGTGATGATGCTGATTAACTATATGTACTTCAGAG GGAAGTGGGATAAGCCATTCGATGCACAACTGACTCACAAAGCTGACTTCAAAGTGGACGAGAACACCACAGTGCAAGTTGACATGATGAAAAGAACCGGCCGCTATGACATCTATCAAGACCCTGTCCACAAAACGACGGTCATGATGGTGCCATACAAAGGCAATTCTTCCATGATGATCGTTCTTCCTGATGAAGGGAAGATGAAGGAGGTTGAAGAATCCATCTGCAGGCACCATCTCAAGAGTTGGCACGATCAACTCTTCAGAAG CTCTGTGGACCTGTTTATGCCCAAGTTCTCCATCTCTGCCACGTCCAAACTGAATGATATTTTGAAGGACATGGGAGTGACTGATGCATTCAGTGACGCAGCGGATTTCTCTGGAATGACAGAAGAGGTCAAAGTCAAGGTGTCACAG GTTGTCCATCAGGCAGTCCTCAGTGTGGATGAGAAGGGCACAGAGGCAGCGGCTGCCACCACGATAGAAATCATGCCCATGTCCCTGCCAGGCAATGTGAGACTCAACCGACCTTTCTTGGTACTGATTGTGGAGGACAGCACCAAGAGCATCCTGTTCATGGGCAAGATTACCAATCCAACAGAGTGA